The Ailuropoda melanoleuca isolate Jingjing unplaced genomic scaffold, ASM200744v2 unplaced-scaffold208, whole genome shotgun sequence DNA window GGAAAACGTACAGCTGGCCTCAGGCTAGTCACAGACTGAGCGCTTCCCTCCTGGGACCGGGAGCAAGGCAAAGATGTGTGCTTGCGACACTTCTCTGCGGCACTACGCCAGAGGTTCCAGCTAGCTCAGGAAGGCTAAGATGTTACAAACATCCAGAtttgagaaggaagaagtaaaattgtctttattcacAAACATGTTCTTGCATGcacaaaatcctaaagaatctaaccaaaaaagagagagaaaccaaagaatAAATGAGTTTAAGCTGCAGAATatgacaaatatttgaaaatcaaccgtatttctatatattagcaacaatcaaatgaaaattgaaatgtgAAAATATCACTTACTACGGAATCAAAAACATCTCATACTTAAgaatgaatttaagaaatatgttCAAGACCCACTAactagaaatttttttaactgctgaaagaaattagagacggtttaaataaatggaaagataaagcACACCCCAAGGCTGACAGACTCAATTTTGTTGAGACTGTACTTTCTCCAAACTGATCTATGCCACCCACAGAGAAAAGAGCAGGCCTAGAGAAGTGTGCTGGTGAATTCTAAGCGTTCAAAAATTCAACACGGTCTCTACCAAAATCCAGGCAGGTATTTTTGTAgagcaagctgattctaaaacttgGGAAACACGAAGGACTTTGAACAGCCTACATAATCGTCAATAAGGCCCACCAAGCTGGGGCGCAGACCCTACCTGCTTCCAACCTTAATACAGAGCAGGTCACATACACTACGGGAAAGGACCCTGAGGCCAAATGAGCAGAGAACGCAGGGTGCAGACAACAAACACCTGTATTTAGAGCCTCatgattttcaacaaatggctgATGCAATTCAACAGGAAAAGAGAGggtcttctcaacaaatggtgccgggACAACTGGATGTCCACACATGCAAAAAGATGAATGTGGACCCTCACCTCATACCATGATCAAAAACTGGTCAAATGAACCACACCTTAAGTGAGAGCTAAAGTTATAAATCTTATAGAAGAAAAGAGTTTTCTAGCAtgattcataaaaggaaaaaccgAGGAActaaaaaaattcaccaaaattaaaaacttgtttttcaaaaaaatcatagaaaaactaacaggggcacctgggtggcacagtcagttaggcgtgagactcttggtttcagctcaggtcgtgatctcagggttgtgagatcaagccccgcagcaggctctgcgctcagcaaggagtcagcttgggattctctctccctctccctttgaccctctcactgtgtgcatgtgtcatgtgctttctctctctcaagtaagcaaataaataaaatctcaaaaaaaaaaaaccaccccaaaacacCAAAACACAACTAATAAACATGGCACAGACCAAGAGAAAATCTCTGCAAATCACATACTTACAAAGGACTTATAACAACATATAAGAAGTCGGACACCTCAACAATAAGATGGAACgggaaatgaaaggaagactGAGATCTCAAGGGGCTGCCGTTTCTCACCAGATTGACCAAACCCCAAGACTGTGACATCATCCCCTTctagggggcaggggaggccatCACACTCTGACCCAGAGAAGCCACCACTGGTGACCAATCTACTCATGTAGGAAAGCTCAGACGTATAAGGTCGCTCACCAACAGCATATAGGGAAAACAAAGGGAAGCAAACACAAGTGCCCATCAGCAgagactagaaagaaaaagagaattccgGTGGCACACAGAGAGGGCAggagacaaagacaagaaagtgCACTCCATACAGAATCAGTCAGGATATAATGCTGACAGAAAAAGCAAGGGGAACTGAGTGTGCATTAGTATAAGCCTTGTCATAGGAAAGGGGAAGAATAAGTATTAGCATTTGCATAAACAGACACTGGAAGGACACACTAGTAAGGCTGACTGGTTACCTACTGGGACTAGAACTGGGGGGCGGGTAGGTGCTGAGCAGGGCAGATGGTGAAGAATGCTGGGGCCAGACTTCTCAATGGAATACCTTTTCATGTCACCTTTCTTGTTTGAACTGTGGGTCTACACTGCCTATTAAGGCAAATAATTAGCCGAGCACCCCGACCTTCATCTGTTCTTCCTTTCAGTTAAGAACTACgtgagtggggtgcctggggggctcagtcggttcagcattcgccttcagctcaggtcgtgatcccagggtcctgggatggagtcctgcattgggctctcggctcggtggggagcctgcttctccctgcacctctgcaccctgcccccactcatgtgtgtgccGGTGCgcacgctctcactctctcaaataaataaagtcttaaaaaaaaaaagaactacgtGAGCATCTGTTTATAAAACCAGGAGTCTCTAAGGGAAAACAGTCATCTCCTGAAGTACTCTCATCTTTGGTTAACAGAAAAACACATATCCACCAGAAAAAAACCTCCCTTACAAAATCAacctttttggaaattttaacatTCCATTATTTTACTTGTTCAAAAAACCCTCCCCTTGCTTCTTTAAGACAAAACCACCATCTACGACAGCTAGATGTCTGGAGCGACTCAGGTGCTGCAAGGTCAAGACTGTCGAGTGGATTCAAGCAAGAAGAACACGATGAAAGCGGGGTTAGGAATCATGTCCGTGTATTTTATAAGCATGCCTCAATCCTCTCCAGTTCTAATCTTCAGAAGCTATGCAAGATAACGTAAATTTGCATTCAGTAACCCTCACGTTTAGAGGAAATACACACAGAGAAGACACCCTTGGGAAAACACAAAGTTCgggaaaatgaaatcatacctgCTGAGTAGGGTAAGACGGGGGTGGACTGTCCACTTTACTTTCCTCTTTCCTGGGACTCCCGTTGCCTAGAGCTACGTCTTGCTTTGGGGCTCCTGGCGGCTCCCCACTGCTCTCGCCATCTGCCTCTTCATCGTCAGCCTCTGAAGAGCTACTACTGGTGCTGCTTACCTGAGGggacttttaaaaacaacctttgtaatttatactttttcaaagtggaagaattaaaaaaagtaagacaCCAGATCACCACTTTATGCCATTTATTGTCACTATGAAGTCATGCCCATACCTCATCTTTCAGAGCCATGTTTTCCCCGCCACCATTCAATTCGCTGTGGATTCCATTCATATTGGCCACCACCTCAGTATCATCGTAGTTACTCAGTGGATAAATATCAGCAAATTTAGCTGACAGTGGTGCAACGTCTTCATCATCACTACAACTGAGACAGGCAGAGATGGTCACCACGAGGCTGTTCGCCCAGGGGGGCAGTGAGTGAACCACCCACTCAGCAGACATTTCCTTTTCGGACACTGTTCTGGTTTACAAAAGTATTACACTGAGCACGATGCATGCTTCGCAACATCTCCTAGTAACCTGACCACTGGGGGAAAATGCCTGACAGACTACCGTTTGCGCTatgtagaaaaatggaaaacaaaatgccAAACGAAGAAACATGTCTGGGAAACTGCCAAAATTTAATCAGAGTAGTTATTATTGCATTTCCATTTGGCTTGAAGTGCCTCGGTGTACAACTGTTCGCTGCCATTTCCAAGCAGACATAATTAATTTATTAGAATTAAAGGGGGTACAAAGAACCACCAAAATTTCAGACATAGCTAGTTGAACAAAGCTTGAAAGGCACTTAGGTGAGAAAatactaaaagttttttttactGCAAGGCTAGCTCTCAACAAGTTAGTCATGATCTTAATTAAATATCAGCTTTAACAAGAcatctaaaaaatgggcagatggaagatttactaaaaaaaaaaaatgcaggtaaaTTTTAAGGCTGTAGCTGATGAAGGCCACTGCAAACATACGTTTTTCTGGTGCGTGAAAAGGGCGGGCACAGAGTCCCCACATCAGTGCAGACCGTGCAAGGCATGGACCCTACAATGGTCACCCCGCCAGGACGATAAACATGCCTCTGAGTCTGTCTTCAGCCTCCAAATACAgtaacttccagaaggaaaaatcctACCAAGTAGGGCTCTCTTGGATTTAAGAGAGTGTCCAGAATTGCTAAACTCAGATGTCctttccatttttggaaaaagagggaacacaacatGCTGGAATCTGGAGCTCACCAAAGTTAGCACCCACAGCACCCACCAGGCAAAGGCTGCTCAGGTCTCCTGAGGCCTGTGGCACCTGAGGTGACAGAACGGGTGGCCTTGGTCAACACTTACACCCACCTTCTGAAACATTACCACCACCACGATTCACAGATGAGGAGGCCAAGGTTCAGACATGAAGTGATTAAATCATTTGCTCAATGTAATGAAGACAGGCTTCATCTACCTGAGAGCCCACGAAAACTAGAGAGCCCCGCAGTACAGAGACTCCAGTCGCACAATTCTCTTTAACCAACTTAGTAATGACACCAACAAAGAGATGCCACTAACCAAAGGCAAGAGTGGAGGCTTTCAAGTCCAAGCAGTTCATGTCTGAAAGACATTCATCCCAAGCAGCTGAAGGGCCAGAGACCCAATGCAGCCATGGGTGATCCTGGCCCACGAAGAAAGGTGCCCACAGCCCACTTCCTCCACCACTTGACACAGCCCTGGAGCCCACACCCGACACCGGCAGCTGTGACACATGAGCAGGGATGGGCTTTTctaacataaatttttattagaCCATACGTGTTTAATTTTGGTATGTTTTTGTAAGAGCTTGGCAAACAGCTAGCTGGGAAACCCTCAACCCTCCTTCTCAGGCTcccagagagagcacagggtaTTTGGGACTAGAAAGCAGCTCAACGGAGTCATGGCGTTCCGACCAATCCCTTCggaattattttgtgttttgagaCCAGATCCATATCAAGGACTGCAAGACTCTGAAGAAAAGCCTCAGAATCGTCGGGGGAATCCAGAAGGAGGCAGTGAGAAACATGAGAAAAGCTGAGCAGCCCAAGGGCAAGGCAACAATCCCTCCCATTGGGAACCATGCTGGCGTCCATCACCTCCACGGGGCTTCCGACAGCCACACACACTACGATAAGCAAAATGCAAACCCAAGTTTAcctaaataaagtaaaaacacacGTCCATGTGCAACCCATCCAGAAGTTAGAGTGGTAAGCCTCAACAAATGACAGGGTCACAACTCTGAGAAATGTGGGACCACTCACCTACAGTGTGAGTTGGTGACAGCTGCACAGCCACCTCGCTCATAAAAAATGTACTTCTAGATAATGTGAGAACACGGAAAACAGAACCTTTCAATCGCTTGCTAAAGTGATCATCTGAGTTTTTAGCAAGACATGGAAATAAGCATGAATGCTGAACGGACAATGAGGCGGAATGAACTTCGGGCTGATGACCctcaaataaaatgaggaaacgTGAAGCCAGCACTGAAGAGACACTTCCCTGCATACCAACATGGTTTTTTCTTTACTGGCATTTATAAATTTACTGTACTTTTTCTTTCGGGTAATGAAATAGTGTCAAAGTTTGGGTTTACTGATTTCGTATTTTAAAAGTTGCTTGAAAAATGAAGGATCCTTTTTCTTGAAAAGCACTATAATGATATTTGTACTTCTGTAGACATTACTGTCCATATTTCTCATTATTGGGTTACGCAAATTTCTGAAATCTTATTACAAAGTCACAACTTACAAAGTTGGTGCAGAGCCATTGTCTGTGAGGATGAGTCTGGGATGTTGCTGAATTGTAATGGGAGAGCTGGAGCCTGACCCTGAGCTTGCTGAGGACACGCTAGGTGGGCGCATCTCAGAGAGATAGTCGGGAGCAGAATCCACTTGGAGGGGCAGCTGGTGACTGTGGATGTCGCCAGTGACGGGGGGGTCCATGACACCACAAGTGAGGATGTGTGAGAGGCTGCAGTCATCACAAGCACATCTGAGTGGGAATGAAGGACAGTTACCCAGAGAGCCAAGAGAGATCAGACCATGCTCTGTCAGGGTCAGTGCCTCTACTGAGGTCGTGGGTCCCACAGGCCCGCTGCGCCCACACGACAGCACAGGCTCACCTTCTCCTGTAGTTGCAGTTGGGGCAGTCGGGCATGCTTAGCCGGGAGGACAGCATGTGCCTCATGGCATCCGTGAAGTTGTTCTCACCGGGGACTGCTTTCTTATTGGTCAGCTAGAGAAAATCACCAAGCGAGAGGTTAACTCTGCAAAACATGCCCCCAGTCAGGTGGTTCAGCTTCTCAGTAATCATGGTAGCATGTGCCATGCGCATTCAGAAGCCAGTGGCCACAGCTTCCTAGAGCATGACAGggccaggaaggggcagagtTGAAATGCACAGCAGCAGCAGGCACGAGCCTCACAAAGGCCAGGGAGCAGTAACCCCTGGCTGGTGCCTCACCAGCAGAAACCCGGCCTTTACCTGGAACCAGCTGTGTGCTCAGTACTCACTAGGGACCAGCAGTGCAGAGCTAAACCGTGGCCCCCCAGGAGCTTAGAGCCTGGAACAGGAAACCAGGATGCGGGAGGTGCCCTGGCAGAAAAGCAGCTCAGCAGGGCACCAGGCCCGAGCGGGGGCCAGAGGAGGCGGTGTTGGTAACTCTGTCAAGAGGCGAAGAGGGAATCCAGATCCGGGGCAGAGCACTGAGCTAGGCATCACTGAAACACCTGGGCTGAGCAGGAGGGGGTCTTGGGGGACGGGACAGGGTGGGGCCTGCACATGCAGAGCTACAGCACCAGAGTGCCCACAAGTTAGAAGGCATTTATGACACATGACAGaagcaggtgggtgggaggacgCCCAGCTGGGGAGGACACCCACTGCAGGAACAAGGACTGACACAGGAAGGGTGCAGATCCAGGAGCTACCTAGCAAGTGGCACTCAAACTTCCAGCCGACAAGGCAAGCATCTGGATTTCAGAGAAGAAACCTACAGACCAGCTCTGGCAATGGGATGGGTGGTGCTAGAAGGGCCATTTGATAGGCTAGAAGCCACACAggaagggttggggggtgggagcaggagagCAAGCCCAGTATGGGTGCCCAGAGGAGACCGCAGGGTAAGGACACCAGCGAGGGGTCTGAGGCCAAGGGCCACCAATCCCTGAGGAAtgccggggaggggaggagagctggctggagagaaagcagaagagatgCCAACTTGTGGATGAGAATCAAAGGAAGCAAGTTTCCAAAGTCGAGTATCCTGAGGACATCAGGGCAAGGCCCCCAGCCAGCCACAGCGGGGTGCAGAGAGGTAGGGAAGAgcctgtggggaaggagggagtgagcAGTGCTGTCAGCCGCTACACTGAAAGCACGGTACAGGCCCACGTGGCAAGGCCTGTGAATCGGGCCAactcccagctctgtgacttcacGGCACCAGCTGCCTCCGAGGGGACCACATAGCAGGGACTCAGGTGGCTGTGGGCTAGCGTGGGTCGTTCGACTAAATGGGATTTTCCTTGAGGCATACAGAAGAGAAGGACATGGGATAAGGGAGACTAGTTTATCCAGGATTAACCACACTCTCAGGAGCAGACCCACAGTGCAGCCTTGAAATGGTGGGGTTTTCCCCTGAGCAGCGCGCAGCCTCCCCAACAGCCTCACCTGCTCTTCAATGAACCTCCTCTGTTTGAAGAGCTCCCAGTCCTCCGTCAGCATGCGCTGTTTCGTTTTCATTGTCATCTAGGAAGGAGATGCAAGCAAAACCTTAGTGCCAGCAAGAGCCAGCCGGGTGTCTGTGAGTGGAGATTTCAGAAACGGCGCACGTGACAAACTCCCCTGCAGACAGGGGAAGGCACGACACAGACCCGGTGCTCCGCCTCTCCCACGTGCTCTGCTCTCGTGGCAAACACAGAGGaactcacatttaaaaaagaaatgaagatctcAGAGCGGAATCTGTCACTGCGGTAAGCGAGCATTCAGCCGGTACTGAGTGCCCGTCACATGCCTGTGCCAGAGTAAGAAACGTGAAGATGCGCGACTCTGCACGCAGAGCCCCGAGCAGCCTGAGCTGGCGTGGATGGTCACGTGCCCCACGGGCAGATTCTgtatgcccccccccaccccgcacaggGCCCCTGGCGGAGTCAAAGGCACAGAGACAGCAGGTAGACGGAGAGCCAGGCGCTGGGTGGGGAGGGTCGGCCGGGGAAGGTGCAGCTGCTCTAcacgtggggggcgggggctcgCGCCACAACGGGAACAGACTTGCTGCCACTGAACTGGACCCTTAGCAACGGTTACAATGGGATGTGttctgttatgtgtattttaccacaattaaaaaagaaagcaaattgaGAGGAATAGGGAATTAAGAATGGGCTCAAGGTATAGTTttactggggtgggggaggctctgAAATGACTAAATATTGATGTTTATCTACACGTGTTCTTGTAAttactgaaaacttaaaaatatttcttaaaaagagaaatatgggGTATATATCTTCcaaattattaaaacacaaaagggGAGGGGGACATATTGAATCCCACAGGCAAGAAATACCACCAATAAACCCTCCAAAACAGGAgtaatttcaaaaaacaaattcatgcatttgaaaaaaatttacataGTTTAAACTATGAGAGAAGAAATCAAAGCTGAAATCAGTCCATGGAGATCACTGACAATGAAAGTCCcacaaattaaattatgtaagATGCACccaacacacagaagaaaatgtacaGGCTTCAGTGTGTTTATGAGAGAACAAAACCGAAGACTGAAAAGTATGTGTTCCACGTAAGaagccaaagaaacaaaacaaaacgagaaatgaataaagcagaaagaaattaaagtaaaagcagaaattatcgggaaaacaaagaagcaaatgtgCTCAATAAACCTGAAAATGCTGGTCCTCCAGACACCCTCCTAGGCTGACCAAGGGAAGAAAAGGCCCCACAGAAAACGTGGGCATGAGCTAGGACAGACACAGGCAGAGGAGGTCTCCTTTAAACCCCAGGAGGACATATCTGTACAACGGAGACCTTCACCTCCACAGAAATGCTGCGAGCAGGTGGCTCATGGGATATTCTGCTGCACCTGCCCAACAAGTTTTAAAAGCCTTGTCAACAAAATAGCTCTTGAGATTTCACCTAAGCCCAGACTTGGGATTCTGTGGACATCTCCACAGCTCTGAGGCACTCTGCCCTTCACTGCCCTCCTGGTTGAGGGTAGGGCATTTCCTCTTGGCTCAGAAGGTGTTTTCTCGGCAAAGTGGGCCAGGGAGGCAGGCCAGGGAAGCACAGCAGCTCTCCCACAGCCATGGCTCCCCCCACTTTGAtcgctcccctctgagcacaagCTCGTCATCCCTTGTCTACATGATATGGACAATCTCCTAGGCAAACATCAATTTGTGGAACTCACTCAAGAAGGAGGGACCCCAAAACAGATGACAAAGTGTAATATGAATTGAAAAGGTGGTACAAGACCCACAGTCCTCACTCCTCCTCTGTACAAAAAGAAATCACACCCCAGGTTATAGGGTGGATTCTATCAAACCCTTTATGGAACAGAAAATTTAAACTattcctgaaaattaaaaaaaca harbors:
- the LOC117797971 gene encoding protein FAM193A-like, giving the protein MTMKTKQRMLTEDWELFKQRRFIEEQLTNKKAVPGENNFTDAMRHMLSSRLSMPDCPNCNYRRRCACDDCSLSHILTCGVMDPPVTGDIHSHQLPLQVDSAPDYLSEMRPPSVSSASSGSGSSSPITIQQHPRLILTDNGSAPTFCSDDEDVAPLSAKFADIYPLSNYDDTEVVANMNGIHSELNGGGENMALKDESPQVSSTSSSSSEADDEEADGESSGEPPGAPKQDVALGNGSPRKEESKVDSPPPSYPTQQV